The following DNA comes from Naumovozyma castellii chromosome 4, complete genome.
TGTAATTGACGAAAATTCGGCTGAACAGCTTTCGTAAGAAATGTTCCCCAAACTATTTTATTTAGTGAATGGTTCTTAATGATCAGTTGCAGCAGTTTTTTTCTGGTATTGAGTAATGGTGgtgttattattgttaacTCCGTGGTGTTAAGGGcatataaaaatatttagtAAGGGCTTTGTTTTTAACCCCGCGGACTTAGGAGAATGGAATGTCAGCTGTAAATCATAAAATGAAAGGTTAGGATTAATCTGACAGATGAAAAAAAGTATAAAAAGGAGAGTGATTGAGTAATTAATTTGCACATATCTCATATCTCTTTGTTCTGTTTGATATTAATAATCGAACAATCACAAACAAtaaaagaaacagaaaacaaaaaatggaacaaaTTAACAAAAATGCAATTCTAGTCTCAGGGGCCGATGGGTTCATTGCCCTTCATATTGTGAATGATTTATTGCAAAAGGGTTATACTGTCATTGGGTCAGTAAGAAATCCCGAAGAGGCAGCCCTGTTGATGAAGGACTTTAACAATAATCCAAAATTAATTCCTGTCGTTGTGGAAGATATCTCTAAACTTAATTCATTTGATCATgtttttcaagaatatgGATCTCAAATAAAGGGTGTGTTACATGTTGCATCTCCGGttcattttgaaagttCTGATGTAGTGAATGATTTGTTAATCCCAGCTTTAAATGGTACAACTGCAGTATTGAATGCAATTAAAGAGTATGCACCACAGTCGGTAGAAAAAGTGGTAATTACTTCATCATTTGCTGGGTTTGTTTCACCCAAACAGATGGCAGATAAAAATACAGTAGTTACTGAAGACTCATGGAATGACTCTACATGGGAAAATTGTCAATCTGATCCTATTAGTGCTTATTGTGCCTCCAAGAAATTTGCTGAAAAGGCTGCTTGGGATTTTCTCGAGAAATATAAATCTGAGGTGAAATTTGAACTAGCTGTCATTAGCCCAGGATGGGTATTTGGCCCTCAATTGTTTTCCAGAGGGGTTAAACCCGTTATGAACGTTTCCTGTGAGATAATCAATAAAATTGTTCATGCCAGAAGTATTGATGATGTTCCATTTGAGATGATGGGTCCATACATCGATGTTCGCGACACTGCCAAAGCCCATATATTTGCTTTAGAAAATGATTCATGCAATGGTCATAGATTAATTCTCAACGAAGGGTTTTTTACTGCCCAGGAGATCTTGGATATTGTTCACAACGACTTCCCGGAAGTTGGCAAAGATATTCCAATGGGGAATCCAGGAACTGGTAAAAAGTTGTTGGAAGAAAGATTTACAGCAGATAATTCAAAGACTAGAAAAATCTTAGGATTTCCGTTCCGTGATTTAAAGGAGACAGTGGATGATACAGTAGCACAGATTATAGAAGTAAATGGCAAAAAGTAAATAATTAATGGAGGCAAAATCTTATTACACCCTAAATAGTAAATAACTATCAACAACTGTTTGaacaattattataatatttatgttttcttatatttttgtGTAGTAGTTTAACTGCTTACCCCCTGAATAAGGCGATAAATGTCTCGTTGGAGGAGAAAAGAATACAAAGGAATTATCCTTTATCTATATCAGCAGGATCAAGTAATACTGTGTTTAGTATTTGAGATGTTTTAGAACTAAGCGGCGCTACCACTACATAGCAGAACCTTGGGCTTGTTTAACTGATTCTCTCGACATTTGCGAGCTGGcacaatttcttcttctataGAGCAAGAATAACAACGTTAGACGCATTGAAACAACATATGGATCACCAACATATTACAAAGGCGGCTAAATCAAAGGATGGTATACGAAAAAGGAACAGAGTTCCCAAGTCCTGCACAGTATGCAGATTAAGAAAATCAAAGTGCGATCGCATCAAGCCGTATTGCTCCTCATGCGTACTGCATGGTATTAAGGAGTGCCGATATGATGATAGGACGATATCTGATAAAAGAGTTCCTGTCTCGGAGCTAGCAAATGCTGTTCCCCGTATCAGTGATTCAAGTGACATTACCGCTTGTAACGTTTTCGTGGATTTCACTTGCATGCATCCACTTTTCAATCACGACATACCCATATTTCATGGCCCTACTTCTTTAGTAACATTTCATGTGAAGGCCAACCCAGCCTTTACAGAAAGGTATGAACAACTCTGGGCTAAATATGAACCTGAACGGTCTGAATGGACGAAGAACTATCACGGAATTACACCAGATGAAAGCGAGTACCAGAGACAGAATGCCTCAGAAAATACTTCAATGTTGGAAGAACTTACCAAAGTCCTATTACCTTTtgaaatgatgaaaaatataattgatGCCTTCTTCAAGGAAAGCCGACTATATGATATCAATGGTGCTTTTTCCAGAGAACAGTGTTTGGCGGATTTTTGTAGAATATTTCAGCCAACCGCTCATAGAGAGTTCAGTGGACTAAGGAATATCTCAAGTCTAAAAATTTCTAACCAATGTGATTACTATAAAATCGGAGTTATTTTAACGATTTGTTCAATAGTGCATTATAAAAAGGATATACCCTTaccaattaaatattttatgaatCGACTAAACGTCTCATCGAAAACCAGCCAAGTTTGTATTGAATATGTGCAAGTTCAGCTTCTTCGATGGTATTCCTTAACAATGTATCCAAGTAATACTGACACACTTGAGGAAATAACCATTGTAAACACACTAGTCAGTACATCGCTAATGCTGGGTTTACATCAAGATATAAACTACATATACATGGATAAATTACCCAATATTATCCCTAATTTGGAGACTT
Coding sequences within:
- the NCAS0D04850 gene encoding SDR family oxidoreductase, with the protein product MEQINKNAILVSGADGFIALHIVNDLLQKGYTVIGSVRNPEEAALLMKDFNNNPKLIPVVVEDISKLNSFDHVFQEYGSQIKGVLHVASPVHFESSDVVNDLLIPALNGTTAVLNAIKEYAPQSVEKVVITSSFAGFVSPKQMADKNTVVTEDSWNDSTWENCQSDPISAYCASKKFAEKAAWDFLEKYKSEVKFELAVISPGWVFGPQLFSRGVKPVMNVSCEIINKIVHARSIDDVPFEMMGPYIDVRDTAKAHIFALENDSCNGHRLILNEGFFTAQEILDIVHNDFPEVGKDIPMGNPGTGKKLLEERFTADNSKTRKILGFPFRDLKETVDDTVAQIIEVNGKK